Genomic window (Eublepharis macularius isolate TG4126 chromosome 6, MPM_Emac_v1.0, whole genome shotgun sequence):
GTATGGGGCAGGTGTGTCAAAATAACTTTTTTGTACAGAACTTGAATTTAGTTCTGGCCATGATTAGTGATGGTATAtgtaaaacagcttttttcatgTGTGGCAATATCAGTTGTCTTGGGTACAAGCAAAGGATAAACTCTTAAGATTTTATATTTCATTGTAGTGATTTTGAAATTTATCCAGACCAGGAAGAGCAGTCGGAGAGCGGTGCTTCTAGTGGGCCTCTGTGACTCAGGAAAAACCCTCATGTTTGCTAGGGTATGTGAGTTCCTTTCTCAACATTTAATCATTTGATCCCATTTTGTCTGTAGAGCACTTTTGAGATAAAGTATGAACATTATTTCCTAGTGttatgctttattttaaaatattgttgctTGTTTATGGAAgtgaatgtttattttaaaatagcttCAAGTAGCTTAAATGTATCTGTACACTGGGCAGCTTAAATAAAATGCAGATATGCAGATATGTTCGGCCTGTAGTTGCAGAAATGTACGTGAAAGAAATGTTTTAGCTGCTGAGGCAGTATGTTATTCCTTTGTAGATGAGTTTTCGTTAAATAGCTTCATTAAATTCAAGGGGAAATGGTTGAAACAAAAATTGTGCTTTTTGCTAGGGTTTAGATTGTTAATAATTTTGGAACATTTAATTTCTCtgtgttattttaattttaatagcTGTTAACGGCCAATTTCCAAAATACGCAGACTTCCATAACAGATAATTCTGGCTTGTATAGAGTTAAGAATGATAAGGTAAGGAGACTTCATGTTTTGCTTTCTGTAATATTCTTCTGACTTCCGGGGCAGTAATGAACAATTGATATTTTATGGTCTAATAATCTGTAACAAGTGAAATAAGAGCTGCTAGTCTCTAGACTTCAGCCCTTCTCACAAATGTAAAGGTACACATGCAGTAAAGGATTCCACATTAAGGCATTTTCAGCTGTTCTTTTATTTCAAGCCCTTGTAATGTGCTAGACCCTAACCTTAAATTTCAGTTCCATCTCAGGGCCCCGATGTGCTGGCTACTTGTGCTCCATGACAAGCCTCTTTTGGACCACTTTCCCATTCACCTTAATAGTCAGGCACATTTCTCAGGGCTGCCAAGTAGGGCAGGGCTTATTGATTCCCTGTGAAAAACTCACTGTTGCGCGTGCACTTTTTTGCTCACTGGACAGGAAGGACTACGTACTGTTAACATCAGTAGCCCAAATTTTCATACTTATTAGCATGTGGTGATTAACCATGTGATGGTACTATTTTCATTGGTTAATTAATAAGAATATGTTTTTGAAAAATCAGTAACTTTGATTGGATTAAAAATTAAGGAATGCTTAAGTAACTTCTCCGGAAATTATCATGGGCCAGTCTACCCTCTTTGTCATTCTGATTTCCTTGGTGTAAAGTTTAGATTGCCAAAGAAGTatatttctctttaatattaattgcCTGTGTATTTACTTCTTTTAAATCATGTACACAGCTTTTTCTCAAAAATAGTTATCCTGATAACTGTTTACTCACTCCTCTTTCAAAATTATATCCAACATGCATGAAAATGATGATGGACTGCATGTACTAATTTTTCTAGAAAATGCGTGTAAATATATTCAGAGGCTTAAAGCATGAAATAAAATGATGAATCATGTTTTCTCTATAGACTTGAATTTATGGTAGAGACCAATGCTTAGGTTGGTTTGCACTTGTCCATAGCTCTCACATGAATGCTTCAGGAGCTCACAGAGTCCTGCCATTGAACTTCTGCCTAAATTTGGGGGGCTGTATACAATTCCCTGCTTGTGGCGAGCCCTTACAGTTGTTCAGATAGCAGTGGCTGTGTATACAACAGGCATGTAGTTGTGGGAGCACCATTTCATATAAATGGCACAACTGCTTGAGTGGAGCTCATCTGTGAGTTCATCAATGGTCCCATATACACTCGAAGTGCTTATTTAGGTCCATTGGCAAATGTGAACTAATCCAGTGTTGAGTCTGAAGAGACTAGCTGGTTGGGGTTTAATTATGGAGAAATACGCCCCTGTGTTTGTATAGAGATGAACTTGCTAGCTGCTAACAATTGATCACTATcttttataaggctgcagctttTCTGTGAGGTGTGCTGTTGAGCTACATCACAATTTTAATCTGGTTTCAAATGCTGTAAAGAGTCATTACTCGACAACTGTACATTCATTTCTCTCTTTTAGTACTGATTTCTTTTAGTACTGTCTATCTGCTCAGATAAATATTGTTTTAAGTATTGTCATGTTTGCTCTGAGAAATTCACATCCTAGGATTCTGTGACATGCTAAAACTGCTTCTACAGAGCTGGAAACTCTGGTAACTAGTCTCTTGCTTCATATGTGTACATCTGTTGTATACAACAATGTAGTTGGTTGGAAGTAAGTAGTAGTATACAGTTTGGTAACACCAAGTGCAATTACATCAATATTTTCAAAAATGAATTTGTTTCCTGATTGCATTGTTGTTCTCAAATTATCTGTTTACTGGTCTTtagtaatgataatgataatgttaATAACTTCACTTATGtactgctgttctagacagattagtgcatcattcagagtgatgaacaaagtcagtgttgttattatccccacaatacagccgggactaagaggagtggcttacccaaggcaacctactgagttcatgacagtagtgtttatttgaaccagcagagtcctaattcgcaacccaaccacttaacctctatgctgcagcagctctctagtccagtggcaccttagagaccacttGGGCTCTCAGCGATGGTATACAAAGTAAAATGAGTCCGCTTATAACAATTTATCACCTTCACTAAGGCAATAACTGCATAAGTAGATATAAAATGATGCAGTTAGTGTTTAGAACAAACTGGAATTGAACTTCTTGAAAGAGTTAGGAGGTATTTATCAGTTTAGGCTGATTACAGGAACAAATTGAGGCCTTAAGTACAAAACAGGTCAAGGCTTTAAATGTTTATCAGAACGTTACTGCTTCTTCTACAGAACTCAAGTGTGACTTTAATTGACCTTCCAGGACACAAGAGCTTGCGACTTCAGTTCTTGGACAGGTTCAAGGCTGCAGCTAGGTAATTATCAGAcgaatgtttcattttttttcagtctATAACCAGAAATATCTTGGATGATGAAGCTGAACTGGCATGTCATATATAAGTATCTTCTAGGCCTATGTTGCGTTAAATTTTTCTGTCTGGCCAGTTGGATGGGGGAAAGGCAACAGGACAtgtttgagacttggaagaggtTTTCTGGAGAGAGTTATGTGTAGATGGAGGAAGTCAGTGAGGGCTGGAAACTCTTGACTCTTGACAATAATGGGCAGGCCTGTACAACATAAGGACAATATtgccttggtgtagtggttaagagtggcaggactctattctggagaaccaggtttgattcctcactcctccacttgagttgggggatcttggatcagtcacagctctttgggagctctctcagttccacccatctcacagggtgattgttgtgaggataataataacacactttgtaaactgctctgagtgggcattgagttgtcctgaggagatatataaatcaaatgttgttattattattgccaccCCTTTCCTGAGGAATTCTAAATAACTACTAGTAACAAAGctagttgtggggaaaaaatacaacgggctctagaaagtggagggcgggcaggcaggcattgccacctcctccaagcctgatcctgtctgggtgaagggggtgggtgggcattgtcacctgctctgcacctgatcctggctggatgaagggaggcaggcattgcagcctgctccacacctgattccagctgggtgaaggggggcaggcattgcctcctgttccattcctgatcccagccaggtgcagtcggggggaggggggaggcattgccacctgctccactcctgatcccagccgggtgaagaggggttggacattgccttctgctctgtgcctgatcttggcaggtgaaggtggggggtgggcattgccacctgctcccctcctgatccagctgggtgaaggggggtgggcaatgcccgctgctctactcctgattctagctgagtgaaggcaggggcgagcattgccacctgctcccctcctgatcccagctgggtgaaggtggggtgcagACATTGCCATCCAAATAATGCAAGTTTATTCCGTGAAGACAACTCTAGATGCTTGTGAATAATTCCAAAATGATGAATAATATCATCTTACAGGTTGTCTAGATCCTGGTTAATACCATTTCAAATTtcatctttctcaaagagtacaCAGACAATATTTCCATAATAAAGTGTAGAGAATAAAGGGGAGGGTTACAAGGTGCCGAGGGAGATGTAGTGGTAGACAGTTCACAGAGAGAGCAGGAATAGTAGATTaacaaaacagttttaaaagaataCTCAGAATCAAAATTTTAACAATCCTTTTTAGATGATAACGTAGGAACATGATCCTCTTAAGTTAGTAAAAAtgtaaaagcagctcttaaaGTGATTTGTTGTGCTCTGGTTGTGACTACTATtgaaccaactttttaaaaaatctgcataggcaatcagaagccctgctaagcaaaatttccacttggctccacccactttttaaaaacacttggcaggcaccacaaGAAGTGTCAGTGGGCATCATggtggggacccctgctttagtGAATTGGCGAGAAGAATTTTCTGATTCacagtgtaactctgctaagACTACATTGGTTAACACTGTTCTTGTAGAGTTGGTTTTTGACTGGAATTTGATTCTGCCTGGTAGCAGACTAAACTATTTTCCATTTAATGAAGTGCCATTTTGTTTTTTGCAGGGCGATTGTGTTTGTTGTGGATAGTGTAGCATTCCAGCGGGAGATGAAAGATGTGGCAGAGTTCCTGTACCAGATCCTGACTGACAGTGTGGTACTGAAAAATGCACCACCCCTGCTAATAGCCTGCAACAAGCAAGGTATTGGATAGAGTAGAACCtcacaatttgttaattcacAACTTGCAATTTCACTTATTTGGATGCATCTATCAACTTGTGCTGTTGCATCGCCTGAAGCACAATCCTATATGTAGTGGTGTGCAATCCGGGTCTGGGATTGCAAATCCCCAGATCTAGGATTCAGGGGGAAAGCCAGATTTTCCCCGTtctggctaaatctggctttcctgaatcaaatcaAAGAATCCAGGGTCTGATTTGGGAACCTGGATCCAGACTGCTGGATAAATCCAGGAAGTGtagcttcagcctctggctggctccatCCGTCTGGGACTTGTCCCACTTTTTTCCAAGTAGGGAGGGGGAttgaggcagagggagggggagtgagtgagggtggggggagtgagtGAACAAGTGGCCTTGTCTACCTGGGTTTcatgagtgacactggttcagttgggctaagtcaCAACAgtctctcttgcttcagtttggtttgtgtGGCATTCTATGTTTTGACatgtggtttgatgttggtccttTTGATTTactttggttctattgggcttcctcttgcatttgggagtatgtCTTTGGCCACTGGGAGCCTTGCCTATGTGTGTTTTTGCCTAAgatcctgcttggaaatgtttcccccaagAAACAATAGAGAGTAGCTGGGCAGCTTGTCCAGGGAGCAAATGGGTTTGGCGGTGGGGACgggacttcagtttggttctcttgggcttactctgggttgaggttgcatttgggagtgtgcctttggatACTGGCATACTTATCCCTGTGTATTTCTGCCTGAGAGcatccttggaaatgtttccttcataggaaacaatagagagtaGCTGGGCAGCTTGTCCAGGGAGCGCATGGgtttgcggtgtgtgtgtgtgtgtgtgcgcgcgcgtgtgttTAGTTTGGTTCTCTCGGGCTTCCTCTGGGTTgaggttgcatttgggagtgtgcctttggctacTGGCAGTCTTGTCCCTGTgtatttctgcctgagagcctccttggaaatgttttccccataggaaacaatggagaatggctgggagcaccttcttcaggtggtcatagaattggaccctgggattcaatcttcttgaaacttgggaggcctTTAAACGACAGTCAGCAGTAGGTTCCTTGCACATTTGATGGAGTTGGCTTGAACAATGCTACCCCATCCCCCTGGACACTCCCCAGATAGTTttactcatagggaataatggctgaataaatctgggattctctgatctgtcttaaccaGATCAGTGAGTCTgtcccagatttcaggaatcccagatttttttggGATCTGGATTTCCTGGATTTATTGGGAGTGTGCGCACACCCCTACCTATATTCGAGGAGTAGGGTACAGCCCACAAGCTGTAAGAAATGGTTGGTACACAGTTTTACAGCTGTTGTGGGTCATAAAAACACATAAGATTCTCTGCAGACAAAAATGATGGAGCTCTGTTCCCAAATTTCAGAGCAGTACAGAGACCCACAGCTAAGACATGAAGGTACACACTAGCATAGCAGAGCCCATGTTCTTTTAGCAGAAGAACATAGActcctggctagagatgggcacgaactggttagagatgggcacgaaccgcattacaaacttcaaaaacccacaaaattggtgatcATGATCCagtggtttgtgattgtccatggcaaacgaaccagcgttcggaagaggcctggtttggtgtgtttggccgcggttcgggaagccagacagtcaggcaccatcaatcaattcccctggcaacggaagcaggggaatgcctgaactgtgtctgcgctccttctgtcacccaggaaacccgaatggaagcccagcttaccttgatcggcaggtcttccttccaaccacggagctgcaaagcggttacaagttgggagaagacacccaggggagggagggggaagcgggtgttctgtagccatgggcactccaatctcatctctgcaaaccctgataggcagctctgatggccaaacacagacctcctgcgttgctgaaCGGGACccgtgcttataaatagccgtggtctcccaggctgggtttcactttcaacgagcagtggaatgggacagaactcttgcttgccacttgctagcctttgaggagagagactgagagtataattcagcttggacttgggggatagggatctatctcctctggttccagggctgctgccaagccctggggccaagcttagcgggcacctcggctgagggctcacagtattatcactgcctgatctggtggtcaggcttgtggttgtgctgctgggctagcgctatagcctcagcctctggtgccagggctgctgccaggccctggggccaagcttagcgggcacctcggctgagggctcacagtattatcactgcctgatctggtggtcaggcttgtggttgtgctgctgggctagggctatagcctcagcctctggtgccagggctgctgccaggccctggggctaagctcagtggacacctcagctgagggctcactttagtgcctgatctgttcaggtctgtgggagtggtggcctagggctctagtccctccctccgtctggtgccagggctgctgccaggccctggggccaagctcagtgggcacctggcctgagggctcaccaaatgattcttcttattatcacaatcattatcattttaattcttattcttattattaccattattattcttagtctctgtgcctgttctgtccaggcatcttggtgtgctgggctacggctgtagccccagcctctggttccagtgctgctgccaggccctggggccaagctcagtgggcacctcagctgagggctcacacagtattattaatgcttgatctggtcaggtctgtgggagtggtgggctagggctctagtccctccctccctctggtgccagagctactgctaggccctggggccaagctcggtgggcacctgggctgacggctcagtgcctgatctggtggtcaggcatcttggtgtgctgggctagagctctggcctcagcctctggttccagggctgctgccaggccctggggccaagctcagtgggcacagcGGCGGAGGGTACAcacagtcatctcctttcctgtcctccttaattctagtttggtggcacaatgagtcttcctgttgtgttggccgccaagggtggttgtgggatgaagtgtgatggcagtcttcctggttcagttgtggaaagcagtattgggtgtggcttgggggcagcagagagtcctcctgctccccccaattcacctgtgtgggctgtggaggaggccaaagagatctttgcgcaggggggagagaggaggggtgagtgggcgatggatccctggaggaatggtatgtgtgttatgaaagatccctcccgtccccatcccaaactctcggtggtgtccccgcctgcagtccacccctcaccctgttgtccgtgtccagccccacagtgcagcctgtaaccatttgtcctccttcccctgggacagttagtggtcgacATTTCAATGcttccgtatggaggcactttcaggcccttcctgatgaccctcttgtggtgcggtgctgtgcctgtgatgtcctggtgcgcaggggcaaaaacccgaagcacctgtctttgatgtccctgactcggcacctgaagaagcaccacccgagcctgtttccctcctcacccagtgaaacatccattggggggagaaagggggccaccagctcttctgagtgggggtcagtgggagggtctctttgccctgagggtgatgctggtgagagcagagcgctccggcaggccgcgctcatggaggttgtcccctcggggtctgggacagtgccacttagaacctcgaggctgatggctcaggaggcgggcctttgcttcttggcagagacgattgccctacatggcttgcccctatccaacGTGGACtatgtgggcttccgcaggctactaaaacatttcgccccttggttctccatgccgttgcCACGCACTCTTGCCtgtcgagtcctgtgggtatctcgaatgagggctggaacgtttgggtcaggtttagccaggcccactcccactgctaacaggcttctgagaccttgataggccttcctggcacagccagattatcatgacacctcctttctgcgaaggcaggaaagtgggtgatgctggaggcagcctcctttgggcacttgcgcagcagctcaggaaccgTTTCATATATAGTTTAGCCgcaaggtgcccccatccatcgcaaacgctgagccctctaagcaggggggaatgggtcgcttgacatgtccttcccgcaaaggcaggaaggtggccgatgtcagctgctgctgctgctgtcccatttctgtctccccctctcaggaaccactctgacccatccaagcaatgtctcctgtcctgcccatcccctactttccgcaaaggcaggacggcaggtcatgtcagccgctgcttcacgagggaccatcctgttactgctccctccttggttacacagcttggttgctATCGCGCAGCCGATTATATTGTATAGAGATACAGTCGGTTGCACAgcgtggcagctcccctgtcaatgggactgactggaccacTTTcaggtgggtgggaatgtgtcctgcaactcccgtccttcctgtcaaggcaggaaggtgggtactgttggctgccgccaccgcactgttcctcagtgggacccttgggtgaggacccgcagttgctgagggatcttccccctccccctcctcatgatgacatgtcctctccctcccatcctttctggcaaggcaggaaggtgggtactgtcagctgctgtcgaaattttccttagtgggaccctgaggtgaggacctgcagttgctgggggatcaggcccccgtccgaatgtcatgtcctctcccacccatgccgggaatatcagtgcgctcctctttggcctggtgggcaggcacatgggaggtgctgctggtgagtggccagacctcccgccccctgaggggaggtggctcgccgccgcctccccgtgcccaccaggcccggtggccgccagcAATACCCACCGTtcctacattgctgggaatacAAGTGCgcttctctttggcctggtgggcgggcacatggggggtgctgttggcgagcggccagaccccctgccccctgaggggagacggcttgccactgcctccccgtgcctgccaggcccggcggccaccgtcatcacccacgttcctgcccttgctgagaataccagtgcgctcctctttggcctggtgggcaggcacatgggaggtgccgctgtcgagcggccagaccccctgccccctgaggggagatggcttgccactgcctccccgtgcctgccaggcctggcggccaccgtCATCATCCACATTCCTgtcctcgctgggaataccagcgcgctcctctttggcctggtgggcaggcacatgggaggtgccgctggcgagcggccacaactccccccccttgaggggaggcggctcatcgctgcctccccatgcccgctaggcccggcggccgccatcatcacccaccttctgtacactggacCAACATCAAATGGTGGCTCTAATtttatcgagtgggagtttcctgggggccttggattggagagggtataactccaagatcccttttgcaatcttgtccaaacttggtctgatggctgtaggagagcctgcaaaacactccccgggaatatgggctctctaagtgccatgggggccgtttTGCGCCCAACAAACCGCGAACTGCAAACctgttcggcaacggaaaatgttcgttgcagtttgagacctcgggattgtcgtcggcaccgaaccacgaactgcagagtcattacatttttttggttcatgcccatgtctactcctggcctctgtgaagtTTTCAATGTCAAACCACAGATGTTGTATTCTTTCTGTTTAACGTTATAGTTAATATAAAgatattttccttccttctttagaTGTCACAATGGCAAAATCCTCCAAACTTATACAGCAGCAGCTGGAAAAAGAACTGTAAGTTGAAGTGGTTGGTTTGTCATTCATGTTACCTATCCTAGGATCACAGCATCATAAAGTCGGAA
Coding sequences:
- the SRPRB gene encoding signal recognition particle receptor subunit beta; translated protein: MAAPEVATSREAPPPPLDVQLPDLVPLSLFVALVVVALTLLILKFIQTRKSSRRAVLLVGLCDSGKTLMFARLLTANFQNTQTSITDNSGLYRVKNDKNSSVTLIDLPGHKSLRLQFLDRFKAAARAIVFVVDSVAFQREMKDVAEFLYQILTDSVVLKNAPPLLIACNKQDVTMAKSSKLIQQQLEKELNTLRVTRSAAPSTLDSSNSGSASQLGKKGKEFDFSQLPMKVDFMECSARGSKGEEGSGDIDDLEKWIAKIA